In Candidatus Binatia bacterium, the genomic window GCTCGCAGTATTCTTCGTTGACGGCGAGGGAAATGCGCCCGGCGTCGGCCATCGCGGGGAGGTCGCGACGCAGTTCCGCCAAGAGGTCGGCCGCCGTCGTACCGTCGGCGATGTCGTGCTCCATCGCTTTCTTGCCGGTGCGCTCGCGCAGCGAGGCGAAGAACAGAATCTGGACCTTCATGGTGCGATCAATCCGAGGATGTGTCCGAGTTCCGGGCCGATGAGCTTGTCGATCCCGAGTCGGACCGCCTTGGTCGAGCCGGGGAGGGCGAAGACGGCGGTGCGACCGGTGACGCCCCCGATCGCTCGGGACAGCATCGCCGCCGAGCCGATCTCTTCGTACGAGAGGGTTCGGAAGATCTCCCCGAACCCGTCGAGGGGCTTCTCGAGCGCCTCCTGGACGGCTTCGAAGGTCACGTCGCGTGGTGCGACGCCGGTTCCACCGGTGAGAAGAACCGCGTCGGTCACGTCGTCTGCGATGGCTTCGCGCAGGACAGCGACGATCGCCTGGCGCTCGTCCTTCACGATCTCGCGGCGCACGACGTCGTGTCCGGCCGCAAGGAGGCACTTCTTCGCGGTGGCCCCGCTCTTGTCGTCGTCCATCGTTCGGGTGTCGCTCACGGTGACGACGAGGCACCGGACGGTCCGTTTGCCGGCGGCCTTGTGTTGCTGCACGGGGTCGCCGTGCTTGTGGGAATCTCCGTGTGCCATCGGTGTTCTCTCAGCTCGTGCGCGTGATCTTGGCCCAGGCTCCGTCGGGCAGCAGGTCGGCGCAATCGCCCGGATGCAGGAGCCCCGCCAGGATCTCGGCGGACTCTACCAGACGCGGCCCCGGACGGTTGAAGTAGGCGTTTCCATCGACGGCGAAAACGCGGTCGTTGCGTACGGCGGCGAGGGAGTCCCAACGAGACTCCCTGAGGAGGTCGCGAAGCTCGGCGCTGGTTTTGGCGAGATCGAAGCCGCACGGCATCGCACACAGGACGTCGGGCGCCGCGCGCTGGAGGTCCTCGAACTCCATCCATGGGCTGTGGGCGCCGGCGCCGACGAGATCACTCGTACCCCCGGCGGCCTCCACCAATTCGGGGACCCAATTGCCCGCGGCCATCAGTGGTTCGAGCCACTCCACGCAGGCGATCCGCGTTCGCTCGAGTCGGCGCGTTCGTCGCTCGAGGCTGGCCATCCGACCTGCGAGCTCGGTGGCCATGGCCTCGCCGCGGTCCGCAATTCCCGCTGCCGTGGCCACCGTCTCGACGTCGCGCCAGACGTCGCGCAAGCGGCGCGGGCTGAGCGATACGATCTCGGCGGGGGTGCCCGTGAGTTCGCGGGTCGCACCGACGACGTCGTCGTAAGAGACCGCGCACACTTCGCATTGGTCCTGGGTGACGATGAGGTCGGGCGCGAGCTCACCGAGCAGCTCGGTGTGGATCCGGTAGACCGAGAGCCCGCCCTTCACCAGATCGGTCACGCCCTCGTGGATCTCTCGGCTCGATCCGTCGACGTCGATCTTCGGCGCGGTGACAATGGGCAGGCCGACGACATCGGACGGGAAGTCGCACTCGTGCGACACACCGACGAGGTTCTCTCGCAGGCCCAGCGCGCAGACGATCTCGGTGGCGCTGGGAAGGAGCGATACGATCCGGAGGCTCAAGAGAGCACCGATCCGCTGCTCGGCGGCGGTTCTTCGAGTTTGTCCCCGCAGGTGCTCCCGCATTGGGTGCAGAGGTACTCGTACTTGTCGCCCTCGGGCAGGCACAGGAGCAGGTGCTTTCGCACGGGCTGAGCGACCCGACACTTCGGGCAGAGCAGCAGCGAGACCTCGAGCGACTCGAAGCTGGCACGCGGGTCCATGGGCGGAACCTTACCGCCGGGGCCGGACGTGGAACAAGGTTGGGACGGGTAGGGACGTTCTTTAATCTCGTCGGCTTCTTTGATCGTAACTCTTGTCGAGCCTCGATCGTGCACAGCAGCCCGCGCCTCGCCGTTGGGTCGGCCGAGTTGCAGGGGGTCGGAGCGCCATGCTCGCTGGACTCGACGGTCCCGATGCCGGTGGCGTAGACTGCGGGGATGCGGGCACCGCTCTACTCCTCTCAGGCCGACGAGATCTTCAGCGCGGAGGCGATCGAGGATCCGCACCGGCTCTATGCGCGCCTGCGGCGGGAGGCTCCGATCGCCCGCGTCGCGGCCACCGGCGTCCACCTCGTCGCGACCCGTGATCGGATCGAGGAAGTGCTGGACCGCGAGGAGGACTTCTCGGCGAACTTGACGGGAGTCCTCATCCGGGGCGACGAGGGCCAGCCGACCACGCTGGACCTGCCCCAGAATGCCGCCACCCGCGTCATCGCGACGGCCGACGAGCCCTCCCACGCCGTGCACCGGGCGGTCTCCCAGCCGCGAATGTCGAACAGTCGTATCACCGAGCTCGAGGGTCCGATTCGGTCGTGGACGTGTGACGCCCTCGGCGCCTGGATGAAGGACGGCGGTGGCGACTTCATTCCGGTTGCGGAGCTCATCCCGGCTCGGGTCGTCGCCGAGCTTCTCGGTCTGCCCGACGGCGACGTGAGTCGGCATCGCACGTGGGCGATGATGGGCGGCGACATCCTCGCCGGCGACATTGGGCACGAGCAGCTGGCCCGGCTCACCACGGAATCGGTGGAGATGGCGAAGTATCTCGGAGAGCACTTCGAGAACGCCCGCATTTCTCCGCGACCGGAGGTCGACGCGCCCATGCTGCACGCCCTCGCACGCGGCGTGCAGGGCGGGAAGATCGCTACGGACGAAGCCGTCGGCATCGCGACGGTGATGTTCGGTGCTGGTGGAGAATCGACGGCAGCGCTGATCGGGTCGGTGGTCCGGCGCCTGGCGGAGGCACCGGAGGTCGCCGAGTCTCTGCGCGGTGATGCGAAGCTCATCCCGGTTTTCGTCGAAGAGGTCGCCCGCCTCGAGCCGCCCTTCAAGTTCCACTACCGGGCGGTTCGCCGGGAGTGTGAGCTGGGCTCCTTCTCGCTCGTCCCGGGAGACCGTCTGATGCTACTTTGGGCCTCCGCGAACCGGGATGCGGATCGGGTGGAGGATCCCGACGCGTTCCGGCTCGATCGTCGCTTTCCGCGAGATCACCTGACCTTCGGCCGCGGCGGGCACTTCTGCATCGGTGCCGGCCTGGCGCGGCTCGAAGCGCGGATCGTCTGCGAGGAGCTTCTTGCGCGGGCAGGGCACCTCGCGCTGTCGGCCGAAGCGGCTCCGGTGTACGCGAAGAGCATCTTCGTGCGTCGGCTGGAGTCGTTGCCGCTCGCTTATGGTGCCTAGGAACGCCCCGCGAACGGCCGGGGCCCGCCCCTGACGGTCCGGCGCCCGTCCGTTATACCTGGCGGATGTCCGAGCGCCCCGAAGGCACGCCGCGCAAGGTCTTTCTCGAGACCTACGGCTGTCAGATGAACGTCGCAGACTCCCAGCTGGTGGGAGGATTGCTGCAGGGCGCCGGTTACGAGCGGACGCAGGACCCCGCCGAGGCGGACGTCTTGCTCCTGAATACCTGCGCGATTCGGGAACGCGCCGAGGAGCGCGTCCTGGGCCGCCTCGGTGAGCTCCTTCAGTTCAAGCACGCTCGGCCGAGCGTTCAGCTCGGTCTTCTCGGGTGCATGGCCACGCATCTGCGTGAGCAACTGCTCGATCGGGCGCCCTACCTGGATCTGATCATCGGACCGGACGGGTACCGCGATCTTCCGATTCTTCTCGAAGAGGGCGCCGACCCCCGTGTCGACGTTCGGCTCGATCGCGACGAAACGTACGCCGATCTCATCCCCGATCATGGCCCCGGGCCGCGCGCGTGGCTCACCGTCATGCGCGGCTGCGACAAGTTCTGCACGTTCTGCGTCGTGCCGTTCACGCGCGGCCGCGAGCGCAGTCTGCCCCCCGACGCGGTCGTCGCGCAGGTCGAAGCCGCGGTCGCTGCAGGCAAGAGTGAGGTCGTTCTCCTGGGCCAGACCGTGAACGCGTACAACGCGGATGGAGCCGACTTCGGCGATCTCCTGCGCCGCACCGCCGCCGTCGATGGCCTGAAGCGCATCCGGTTCAC contains:
- the moaD gene encoding molybdopterin converting factor subunit 1, yielding MKVQILFFASLRERTGKKAMEHDIADGTTAADLLAELRRDLPAMADAGRISLAVNEEYCEPTQLLKDGDEIALIPPVSGGR
- the miaB gene encoding tRNA (N6-isopentenyl adenosine(37)-C2)-methylthiotransferase MiaB, which produces MSERPEGTPRKVFLETYGCQMNVADSQLVGGLLQGAGYERTQDPAEADVLLLNTCAIRERAEERVLGRLGELLQFKHARPSVQLGLLGCMATHLREQLLDRAPYLDLIIGPDGYRDLPILLEEGADPRVDVRLDRDETYADLIPDHGPGPRAWLTVMRGCDKFCTFCVVPFTRGRERSLPPDAVVAQVEAAVAAGKSEVVLLGQTVNAYNADGADFGDLLRRTAAVDGLKRIRFTSPHPSEVSDSMIDALADEPKVMPYLHLPLQSASNSVLEAMARDYTIEQYRELLGRVRDRIPGIAVSTDVIVGFPGEDQKHFDETASFLDEARYDFAYLFKYSPREGTRAHKIPDTVSEKEKGRRLTQLIERQEEIGFEKNQEQIGRELEVLVEGPARRPPGHVVGKSETFKTTIFRDPGVAPGEVVRVRVDGGSAHTLQATVV
- a CDS encoding MogA/MoaB family molybdenum cofactor biosynthesis protein — translated: MAHGDSHKHGDPVQQHKAAGKRTVRCLVVTVSDTRTMDDDKSGATAKKCLLAAGHDVVRREIVKDERQAIVAVLREAIADDVTDAVLLTGGTGVAPRDVTFEAVQEALEKPLDGFGEIFRTLSYEEIGSAAMLSRAIGGVTGRTAVFALPGSTKAVRLGIDKLIGPELGHILGLIAP
- a CDS encoding cytoplasmic protein, with the translated sequence MDPRASFESLEVSLLLCPKCRVAQPVRKHLLLCLPEGDKYEYLCTQCGSTCGDKLEEPPPSSGSVLS
- a CDS encoding cobalamin-binding protein, which produces MSLRIVSLLPSATEIVCALGLRENLVGVSHECDFPSDVVGLPIVTAPKIDVDGSSREIHEGVTDLVKGGLSVYRIHTELLGELAPDLIVTQDQCEVCAVSYDDVVGATRELTGTPAEIVSLSPRRLRDVWRDVETVATAAGIADRGEAMATELAGRMASLERRTRRLERTRIACVEWLEPLMAAGNWVPELVEAAGGTSDLVGAGAHSPWMEFEDLQRAAPDVLCAMPCGFDLAKTSAELRDLLRESRWDSLAAVRNDRVFAVDGNAYFNRPGPRLVESAEILAGLLHPGDCADLLPDGAWAKITRTS
- a CDS encoding cytochrome P450 — encoded protein: MRAPLYSSQADEIFSAEAIEDPHRLYARLRREAPIARVAATGVHLVATRDRIEEVLDREEDFSANLTGVLIRGDEGQPTTLDLPQNAATRVIATADEPSHAVHRAVSQPRMSNSRITELEGPIRSWTCDALGAWMKDGGGDFIPVAELIPARVVAELLGLPDGDVSRHRTWAMMGGDILAGDIGHEQLARLTTESVEMAKYLGEHFENARISPRPEVDAPMLHALARGVQGGKIATDEAVGIATVMFGAGGESTAALIGSVVRRLAEAPEVAESLRGDAKLIPVFVEEVARLEPPFKFHYRAVRRECELGSFSLVPGDRLMLLWASANRDADRVEDPDAFRLDRRFPRDHLTFGRGGHFCIGAGLARLEARIVCEELLARAGHLALSAEAAPVYAKSIFVRRLESLPLAYGA